A DNA window from Fusarium fujikuroi IMI 58289 draft genome, chromosome FFUJ_chr11 contains the following coding sequences:
- a CDS encoding related to acyl esterases yields MSLKINGFDVDVTPVIAPGAKEAGPYDPLKPSVTVLPKGHKRTPANKAFEVDTIFEKDIVLPMRDGIKLYADVFRPKSDEKVPAVLIWSPYGKTGNGPHGLGMIPGRFGVAEDQVSGYEKFEGLDPAVWPARGYAIVNVDLRGSWDSEGIIPWVGNQDGQDGYDAIEHVAKLDWCTGKVALGGNSWLAMVQWQIASQQPPSLAAIAPWEANADFYRDTLARGGVPYPYSAMWKLLQDLMVGRNAAEAPISMLEKYPLFNDYWEDKNVKLEKIHVPTYVLASFSTALHTTGSIRGYHDISSKDKWLRIHAKQEWSDLYHPDSVDDLNKFYDYFVKRIKNDWPSTQKVRGSLVGFNLPNISNVPLESYPIPNTKHTKLYLGPGEKLETTPLKDSHTVSYDAAYLPKHPLEGGEELLFRYRFTKKTWLIGYSWLNISISNDGDDDIDVFAQLGKQDASGTQLVNMNVPLKDLIPPVEKHTDAADTCFLKYLGPTGSLRGSHAVTKVTPKLGRFTGEWPEYTNTSRKAIPAGTVAKLEVPIWPTGIIYEEGEYLTLKVSGHYMSFMEFDFLYGAAHANKGRHTIHVGADSDSHLVVPLLDPLA; encoded by the exons ATGTCGCTCAAGATCAATGGCTTTGATGTTGACGTAACCCCAGTCATAGCACCAGGGGCTAAAGAAGCAGGCCCCTATGACCCCCTAAAGCCTTCGGTGACAGTCCTACCCAAGGGCCACAAGAGGACCCCAGCAAACAAAGCTTTCGAGGTCGACACGATCTTTGAGAAGGATATTGTTCTTCCCATGCGAGACGGCATCAAGCTGTATGCTGATGTGTTTCGACCCAAGTCTGATGAAAAGGTTCCAGCCGTTCTCATCTGGAGTCCATATGGCAAGACTGGAAATG GCCCCCATGGTCTCGGCATGATTCCTGGTCGATTTGGTGTGGCTGAAGATCAAGTCAGCGGTTATGAGAAGTTTGAGGGACTGGACCCAGCTGTCTGGCCAGCCAGGGGATATGCTATTGTGAATGTAGACTTGCGAGGCTCTTGGGACTCTGAAGGAATCATTCC ATGGGTCGGCaatcaagatggccaagacgGATATGATGCCATCGAGCACGTTGCAAAGCTGGACTGGTGCACAGGTAAGGTCGCACTAGGCGGCAACAGTTGGCTCGCCATGGTTCAGTGGCAGattgcttctcagcagcctccGTCACTCGCTGCTATTGCTCCGTGGGAAGCCAATGCGGACTTTTATCGTGATACTCTTGCCCGCGGTGGCGTGCCGTATCCCTACAGTGCGATGTGGAAGCTCCTCCAGGATCTAATGGTCGGTCGcaatgctgctgaggctccGATCTCTATGCTGGAGAAGTATCCCCTGTTCAACGACTACTGGGAGGACAAGAATGTGAAGCTCGAGAAAATCCATGTTCCAACCTACGTTTtggccagcttctcaacggcaCTTCATACTACCGGCTCTATTCGTGGATATCATGACATATCCTCCAAGGACAAATG GCTCCGCATTCATGCTAAGCAAGAATGGTCCGACTTGTATCATCCCGAcagtgttgatgatttgaACAAGTTCTACGACTACTTCGTCAAAAGAATCAAGAATGATTGGCCAAGTACCCAGAAAGTTCGAGGATCTCTGGTTGGCTTCAACCTA CCCAACATCAGCAATGTCCCCCTGGAATCATATCCCATCCCTAACACAAAGCACACAAAGCTTTACCTGGGTCCAGGCGAGAAGCTTGAAACGACCCCTCTCAAAGATTCACATACCGTGTCTTACGATGCGGCATATCTTCCGAAGCACCCTCTTGAAGGTGGTGAGGAGTTGCTATTTAGGTACAGGTTTACCAAGAAGACGTGGCTTATTGGCTATTCATggctcaacatcagcatctccaacgatggcgatgatgatattgacgTCTTTGCTCAACTTGGTAAGCAGGACGCTTCAGGAACTCAGTTGGTCAACATGAACGTGCCTTTGAAGGACCTTATTCCTCCTGTCGAGAAGCACACAGATGCGGCAGACACCTGTTTCCTCAAGTACCTGGGTCCAACAGGCTCTCTGCGAGGTAGCCATGCTGTGACAAAGGTGACGCCTAAGCTTGGAAGGTTTACGGGCGAGTGGCCTGAATACACCAACACGAGTCGCAAAGCAATTCCTGCTGGCACTGTTGCTAAGCTTGAGGTTCCCATCTGGCCAACTGGAATCATATATGAAGAGGGAGAGTATCTGACATTGAAGGTGTCGGGCCACTACATGAGTTTCATGGAATTTGACTTCTTGTACGGAGCTGCTCATGCAAACAAAGGTCGTCACACTATTCATGTAGGGGCCGACTCTGACAGTCATCTGGTGGTTCCTCTACTGGACCCTCTGGCTTGA
- a CDS encoding related to HOL1 protein — translation MDSASTEKAEVSRVENTSRAPSTPTGQELRDHPKTWNRTLKLMVLANLCFMVFCGNFYSAGISAGLTPLVYDFHSNYDKAGDIVAYSVLCIGLGSFIWIPTAVVIGKRPVLLASQIMFMTGSIWCSQAGSMESLLGARILGAFGAGAVQAVGPAVVGEIFLEKNYSKAMGLYAASLCIGAQGGPLIAGHLIEAKGWNWFFILIAILSGFNFLTLAFFCPETAFNVEIEAGATGADVDADILDQTTGLGRTQSSLTIWKQNSFYSRHPHVRGGGLRQWFLSFLLQIEFMFDPIVIISAGMWGIVVATISVISNQLFAMPPFLWGPAELGNWACTSLVGVAIAFPIAGPLTDTVSSFIGRRKGKHMPEYRLVTLVVPFVFSSSGLLMFGYTYTKGSYVGPAVGYAMQAASLMLIPTSVLSYGIDSYPYDAAEVTALMNAVTHIIPFGLTKTASNWLARVGVEKMFLQMAIIQWALLAGFTIVLLVFGPWIRAKAAYVHQHYGAKRFL, via the exons ATGGATTCCGCAAGCACCGAAAAGGCAGAAGTGTCGAGGGTGGAGAATACCAGCCGAGCTCCAAGCACCCCAACAGGTCAAGAGCTGCGAGACCATCCAAAG ACGTGGAATCGGACCCTGAAGCTGATGGTCCTGGCAAATCTTTGCTTTATGGTGTTTTGCGGTAACTTCTATTCG GCCGGTATTTCTGCTGGGTTAACCCCTCTCGTATACGACTTTCACAGCAACTATGACAAGGCGGGCGATATCGTCGCGTACTCTGTGCTCTGCATTGGTCTGGGCTCCTTCATATGGATTCCGACCGCTGTGGTCATTGGGAAACGCCCCGTCCTGCTAGCCTCCCAAATAATGTTCATGACTGGATCTATTTGGTGTTCGCAAGCGGGATCAATGGAAAGCCTTCTGGGTGCTCGAATCCTGGGTGCATTTGGTGCTGGCGCAGTTCAAGCTGTTGGtcctgctgttgttggag AAATattcttggagaagaactACTCTAAAGCCATGGGCTTATACGCAGCGAGCCTCTGTATCGGAGCTCAAGGCGGACCTCTGATCGCAGGCCACCTGATCGAGGCCAAGGGATGGAATTGGTTCTTTATCCTGATCGCTATTCTTAGCGGCTTCAACTTTCTGacattggccttcttctgtcCAGAGACTGCTTTCAACGTCGAGATTGAGGCGGGTGCTACTGGTGCTGACGTCGACGCGGATATCCTTGACCAGACGACTGGGCTTGGCCGCACCCAGAGCTCGCTCACAATATGGAAGCAGAATTCTTTTTACTCGAGACATCCACACGTGAGAGGTGGTGGCTTGAGACAATGGTTTCTTTCGTTCTTGCTGCAGATCGAATTCATGTTCGACCCCATTGTGATTATCTCAGCGGGTATGTGGGGGATTGT GGTCGCAACTATCTCAGTCATCTCCAACCAATTGTTCGCAATGCCACCGTTCCTCTGGGGTCCCGCTGAACTGGGTAATTGGGCATGCACGAGTCTAGTCGGTGTAGCCATTGCTTTTCCCATTGCTGGGCCCTTGACCGATACCGTCTCCTCATTCATCGGCCGCCGAAAGGGCAAACATATGCCCGAATACCGACTTGTCACTCTGGTGGTCCCATTCGTGTTCTCCTCATCAGGCCTGTTGATGTTTGGGTATACATACACAAAGGGATCTTACGTCGGACCAGCAGTGGGTTATGCAATGCAAGCTGCCAGCCTCATGCTCATTCCCACTTCTGTTCTATCCTACGGTATCGATAGTTACCCTTACGACGCGGCCGAGGTCACGGCTCTGATGAACGCTGTCACACATATCATCCCCTTTGGACTGACAAAGACGGCTTCAAATTGGCTTGCGAGGGTCGGCGTGGAAAAGATGTTTCTACAGATGGCGATCATCCAGTGGGCTTTGCTAGCTGGTTTTACCATAGTGCTGCTTGTATTCGGACCATGGATTCGGGCCAAGGCCGCTTATGTTCACCAGCATTATGGCGCTAAGAGATTTCTGTAG
- a CDS encoding probable glutathione S-transferase: MAPTVLGIVASTRTQRVLLTLEELGIEYDFKVIDLSKGQHHDPEYVRDHHPFAKVPVFQDNGIEIFESRAIARYLAAKHQSHLAPPTGNPEALAVFEQAASVEYAYFEPAVSTLGFELIFKKMFNLGDTDQAVVDQQKTLLKTTLDYYERTLEAQEYLAGKHYSLVDLFHIPWLGFLRNRLQLGEVIDSRKNVAAWAERITQREASKAVSAKAAH; this comes from the exons ATGGCGCCTACCGTTCTTGGAATAGTTGCCTCGACTCGTACTCAGAGAGTCCTGCTTACACTTGAAGAGCTCGGCATTGAGTATGACTTCAAGGTTATAGACCTTTCCAAGGGACAACACCAT GATCCGGAATATGTCAGAGATCACCACCCATTCGCCAAGGTCCCGGTGTTCCAAGACAATGGAATAGAGATCTTCGAGTCCAGAGCCATTGCCCGATACCTCGCCGCCAAGCATCAGTCGCACCTTGCTCCACCGACCGGTAATCCAGAAGCTTTGGCTGTTTTCGAACAAGCTGCCAGTGTTGAATATGCCTATTTCGAACCTGCTGTCTCTACCCTTGGATTTGAGCTCATCTTTAAGAA GATGTTCAACCTCGGAGATACCGATCAAGCCGTAGTTGACCAACAGAAGACTCTGCTTAAAACTACGCTTGACTACTACGAAAGGACACTCGAGGCTCAAGAGTATCTGGCGGGCAAG CACTATAGCCTTGTTGATCTCTTTCATATCCCTTGGCTAGGATTTCTTAGAAATAGATTGCAACTTGGAGAGGTGATTGATTCTAGGAAGAATGTGGCTGCGTGGGCTGAGCGCATAACCCAGCGTGAAGCATCAAAGGCTGTTTCGGCCAAGGCCGCGCATTAA
- a CDS encoding related to pathway-specific regulatory protein — protein MPKTRRERRDSPPRPKKTARLTCKNCRARKVRCDGGQPVCGICIAYNETCQYDRPPPMTQIRAMADRIAQLEQTIKDLQSNGTSIVPVEAALADTGVSTVTEPLPTIEVADGPLDTARAYYDTTSAVHDPRETPSQATTGQVTVAHSPETRQPLPMETPELRFWEDQAVESAAVYLSIPQDVIRRLFATHWTWVHANFMFVPRALFLRDASVGGKFFSPFLLSVLCLHSTRFRERHLTEQLLARAKLEFSHEIHKEGSIPLVQALLQFSAREIGRGSVSQAWLYGGMAFRVAIDIGLFSLSPGKSEDIVWMQLGRHLAWSCFFWDKTLSLYLGRTPSLPEPPKWDPALPDEPETELWPPYPIPEDEALQSYQPRPSHLLLCFAYTCKISLIINDILFSIYGSKRTKDVLDFVQTTRERLHSWRLGLPTALHVDYQAQTCPPTHFVAQQMLYHTTIILLHRPFLNNPACWGACQEASQAVEQLLKLLDNTFGFQQFTYIMAYCTYTAATVVVQDMKNGRPDTTQRFKMFMRALNAITVSCPGIQRSIDILTRGLGAVSVEQEPPAFPEQAPQIPAFPYTDCEYIFAEGVDETSHDTSTDSNPFFNLDSFPQLWFNELSNGVFDDAHVENSM, from the exons ATGCCCAAGACAAGGCGCGAGCGAAGAGATTCTCCGCCCCGCCCAAAGAAAACAGCCCGATTGACATGCAAGAACTGTCGTGCCCGCAAAGTGCGCTGCGATGGAGGCCAGCCCGTCTGCGGTATCTGTATAGCGTACAATGAGACTTGTCAATATGATCGACCACCGCCCATGACGCAGATTCGCGCTATGGCGGATAGGATCGCCCAGCTTGAACAGACCATCAAAGACCTTCAGAGCAATGGAACTAGTATTGTTCCAGTGGAAGCGGCTCTGGCAGACACGGGTGTATCGACGGTTACAGAACCACTTCCGACCATTGAAGTCGCGGACGGTCCTCTCGATACCGCTCGTGCTTACTACGATACCACGTCAGCAGTTCACGATCCAAGAGAAACGCCATCGCAGGCGACGACCGGTCAAGTCACCGTGGCACACAGCCCTGAAACTCGGCAGCCTCTACCAATGGAAACGCCGGAGCTGAGGTTCTGGGAGGATCAAGCTGTCGAGAGCGCAGCAGTTTACCTCAGCATTCCTCAGGATGTCATCCGACGTCTTTTCGCGACGCACTGGACATGGGTTCACGCGAACTTTATGTTTGTTCCAAGAGCTCTGTTTCTCCGTGACGCCTCAGTAGGAGGCAAATTCTTCTCTCCATTTCTGTTGAGCGTATTGTGCCTGCATTCAACGCGTTTCAGGGAGCGGCATTTGACAGAGCAATTGCTTGCCAGGGCAAAGTTGGAGTTTAGTCATGAGATACACAAAGAAGGATCCATACCATTAGTCCAAGCACTGCTGCAATTCAGCGCTCGCGAAATCGGTCGAGGATCTGTATCGCAAGCCTGGCTGTATGGTGGCATGGCATTTCGAGTTGCTATTGACATCGGCCTCTTCTCGCTATCGCCTGGGAAATCTGAGGATATCGTATGGATGCAACTCGGGCGTCATCTCGCTTGGTCTTGTTTCTTCTGGGACAAGACTTTGAGTCTGTACCTTGGGAGAACACCGTCATTACCTGAGCCACCGAAATGGGATCCTGCTTTACCAGATGAGCCAGAAACCGAGTTATGGCCGCCTTATCCCATTCCCGAAGATGAAGCACTCCAGAGTTATCAGCCGAGACCATCGCATCTGTTACTGTGCTTTGCATATACTTGCAAAATCAGCCTCATCATTAATgatattctttttagtatttatgGAAGTAAAAGAACGAAAGATGTCTTGGACTTTGTGCAAACTACAAGGGAGAGGCTGCACTCCTGGCGTTTAGGTTTACCGACAGCTTTGCATGTGGACTACCAGGCTCAGACATGTCCGCCTACACATTTTGTAGCTCAGCA AATGCTATACCATACCACCATAATCCTACTTCACCGGCCGTTTCTCAATAATCCAGCGTGCTGGGGGGCATGTCAAGAGGCCTCTCAAGCCGTAGagcagcttctcaagcttctcgataacACCTTTGGCTTCCAGCAATTCACATATATCATGGCCTACTGTACCTACACCGCAGCCACAGTCGTCGTGCAAGACATGAAAAACGGCAGGCCTGATACTACACAGCGATTCAAGATGTTTATGAGGGCTTTGAACGCCATCACAGTCAGTTGCCCTGGCATACAACGCAGCATCGATATTCTGACAAGGGGGCTTGGTGCGGTGTCAGTCGAGCAAGAACCCCCGGCTTTTCCGGAGCAAGCCCCGCAGATACCGGCTTTTCCTTATACGGATTGCGAATACATCTTCGCTGAAGGGGTTGATGAGACGAGTCATGACACGTCTACGGACTCTAATCCGTTCTTCAATCTTGATTCTTTTCCACAGTTGTGGTTTAATGAGCTCTCAAATGGCGTATTTGACGACGCCCACGTTGAGAATTCAATGTAG
- a CDS encoding related to SER3-3-phosphoglycerate dehydrogenase, whose translation MADRKSTVYVLDPYHPDAIAVLQQSSDINVVLPTDPNKNQYTENATAVMLRSETRLGADELSKCKRLKYIVKQGVGVDNIDLKAAVAAGIKVYNTPGLNGEAVAELTLALALTLSRRVAEIDRRTRNGEAIVRSQTLGKSLFKKTLGVIGMGNIGLAVAKKWVGAMEGSIVAYDPFSDGKQWLSTFRESRFRQVSELHDLLSASDVVTLHLPLTKDTENIISSAEFNAMKDGTVLLNCARGGIVYEDALLTALKSGKLFGAGLDAMKVEPPTIEAYPELLALPNVVLTPHVGASTVENQSQSGLAVAEIAMALLRGEEKGNRVA comes from the coding sequence ATGGCTGACCGCAAATCAACTGTCTACGTACTAGACCCCTACCATCCAGACGCCATCGCAGTGCTCCAGCAATCATCCGACATTAATGTCGTCCTCCCAACAGACCCAAACAAGAACCAGTATACTGAAAATGCCACTGCAGTTATGCTCCGCAGCGAGACCCGCCTCGGTGCAGATGAACTGTCCAAATGCAAGAGGCTGAAATACATCGTCAAGCAAGGCGTTGGTGTCGACAACATCGATCTCAAAGCAGCTGTCGCCGCGGGTATAAAAGTTTACAACACCCCGGGTTTGAATGGAGAAGCAGTTGCTGAGCTTACACTCGCACTGGCCTTGACGCTGTCACGACGAGTTGCAGAGATTGACCGCCGGACGAGGAACGGTGAGGCTATTGTGAGGAGTCAGACGCTGGGAAAGAGCTTGTTCAAGAAGACCCTGGGAGTTATTGGAATGGGGAATATTGGGCTTGCTGTTGCGAAGAAGTGGGTTGGGGCCATGGAGGGCAGTATCGTTGCTTATGACCCCTTCTCAGATGGGAAACAGTGGTTGAGCACGTTCAGGGAGAGCAGGTTTCGCCAGGTCTCAGAGCTGCATGATCTTTTGAGTGCATCAGATGTCGTAACTCTTCATCTCCCTCTCACCAAAGACACAGAGAATATCATCTCTTCTGCAGAGTTCAATGCCATGAAGGATGGTACAGTTCTGCTCAACTGTGCTCGAGGAGGCATCGTTTATGAGGATGCATTGTTAACTGCGCTAAAAAGCGGAAAGCTATTTGGTGCTGGCCTTGATGCCATGAAGGTTGAACCTCCTACTATTGAGGCATACCCGGAGTTGCTGGCGTTGCCGAATGTTGTTTTGACGCCTCATGTTGGAGCTTCGACGGTTGAGAATCAGAGCCAGAGTGGATTGGCCGTTGCAGAGATTGCAATGGCGCTGTTGAGGGGGGAGGAGAAAGGGAATAGAGTAGCATAG
- a CDS encoding related to dlpA protein, which yields MATPDLSLAEKLRSYSTCDVSDALLKVGVPHGGFLPNLSMRSPLRQEGDRKLIGPAYTVKFVRNTQTNAPKLKEHYIDTIPKDHVVFISAPHGIFNAVYGGLMSTRAKYSGAVGTVVDGTFRDLQDHRKLGYPVFARNVGTPSFYEIARPSEINVPVMLQDPALDVTINPGDIIFGDLNGVVCVPQNALSKIVEILPAQVEADDNMARDIAQGKTFTAAKKEYR from the exons ATGGCAACTCCAGACCTTTCGCTGGCCGAGAAGCTTCGCTCATACTCCAC GTGCGATGTTTCAGACGCGTTGCTCAAAGTAGGCGTTCCTCATGGCGGCTTTCTTCCCAACTTGAGCATGCGGTCACCTCTACGACAAGAAGGCGATAGAAAGCTCATTGGACCAGCGTACACTGTCAAGTTTGTCCGCAACACTCAGACTAACGCgccaaagctcaaggagcaTTAT ATTGATACTATCCCAAAAGACCATGTCGTCTTTATCTCAGCGCCCCATGGCATCTTCAACGCTGTGTATGGCGGTCTGATGAGCACCCGTGCTAAGTACTCTGGAGCTGTCGGCACGGTTGTCGACGGTACTTTTCGAGATTTGCAGGATCATCGCAAATTAGGTTACCCA GTTTTCGCTCGCAATGTTGGTACGCCGAGCTTCTATGAGATTGCGCGCCCCAGTGAG ATCAATGTGCCTGTGATGTTGCAGGACCCTGCCCTCGATGTGACAATTAATCCTGGAGATATCATATTTGGAGATTTAAATGGCGTTGTTTGCGTGCCTCAGAATGCGCTGTCCAAGATCGTTGAGATCCTACCAGCACaagttgaggctgatgataACATGGCACGCGATATCGCGCAAGGCAAGACTTTCACAGCGGCAAAGAAAGAGTATcgttga
- a CDS encoding related to RTM1 protein translates to MSGTAAGDGDAIFKLYRYDPSMAAAVIFIILFLMVTGLHTYQLIRTKTWFFSCFVIGGFMQVIGYIGRAVSASESPNWTVKPYVVQTLLLLISPALFAASIYMILGRIIIITDGERHSPIKRVWLTKIFVVGDVASFILQGAGGGMMAGGSLDALHNGERIVIIGLIVQIVFFSLFAVTAAVFHIRLVGSVSAKAAVSGIPWQRYLYTLYIASALILVRSVFRLIEYAQGNAGYLISHEAYMYIFDSILMFLAMVLFTWEHPSQLNAKLNGGGTAVRYGIRLYWEK, encoded by the exons ATGTCTGGCACAGCAGCAGGAGATGGTGATGCTATTTTCAAGCTCTACCGGTATGACCCGTCCATGGCGGCggctgtcatcttcatcatcctctttcTGATGGTCACCGGACTGCATACGTATCAATTAATTAGGACCAAGACGTggttcttttcttgcttcgtCATCGGTGGTTTCA TGCAGGTCATTGGTTACATTGGT AGGGCAGTGTCTGCCAGCGAAAGCCCCAACTGGACTGTGAAACCTTACGTGGTCCAGACTCTGCTGTTGCTTATCTCACCAGCCCTGTTCGCGGCAAGCATTTACATGATCCTCGGACGTATCATCATTATTACCGATGGCGAGCGGCACTCACCTATCAAGAGGGTGTGGCTAACAAAGATCTTTGTCGTTGGTGATGTCGCGTCCTTTATTCTTCAAGGCGCAG GTGGTGGCATGATGGCAGGTGGATCCCTCGATGCTCTGCACAATGGCGAACGTATCGTCATTATAGGTCTCATCGTGCAaattgtcttcttctcgctaTTTGCTGTCACCGCAGCCGTGTTTCACATCAGGCTCGTGGGTTCTGTATCCGCAAAGGCCGCTGTATCAGGCATCCCTTGGCAGAGGTATCTTTATACACTGTACATCGCCTCTGCCCTCATTCTTGTACGGTCTGTGTTTCGCCTGATCGAATACGCACAGGGGAACGCTGGctatctcatctctcatgaGGCGTACATGTACATCTTCGACAGTATTTTAATGTTTCTTGCCATGGTCTTGTTCACCTGGGAGCATCCGAGTCAGCTGAATGCTAAGCTGAACGGGGGAGGAACTGCTGTTAGGTATGGGATTCGATTATACTGGGAGAAGTAG
- a CDS encoding related to Rtm1p produces the protein MELFPRIDKLADGKLDFKLYRYTPSFPAAIVATVIFAILSCLHLWRLYKARAWYFIPFTIGGAFETIGYAARIVSHNNKDSVPAYSVQAILILVAPALFAASIYMILGRIIISLRAQHLSLIPVRWLTKVFVCGDIVSFSLQAAGGGIQASGTIEAYDRGEKIILAGLFVQIVVFGFFVVTAGLFNRKCLKNPTMAARENAFPRRLDLNVLYTVSIIILVRSIFRVVEYLQGNGGYLISHEVFLYIFDAVLMAIVMVIFLIWYVDHLQYKDGDQYDLEPCVFDETTSS, from the exons ATGGAGCTTTTCCCACGGATTGACAAACTTGCCGATGGCAAGTTGGACTTTAAGCTGTACCGGTACACGCCTTCGTTTCCTGCTGCCATCGTTGCCACCGTCATCTTCGCGATACTTTCCTGCCTTCATCTATGGCGCCTCTACAAAGCCCGAGCCTGGTATTTTATTCCGTTCACAATCGGCGGTGCTT TCGAAACCATCGGTTACGCGGCGCGAATTGTATCCCATAATAACAAGGATTCTGTGCCTGCCTACAGCGTCCAAGCAATTCTTATCCTCGTCGCGCCGGCTCTCTTCGCCGCGTCGATCTACATGATCCTCGGCCGAATCATCATCTCCCTTCGAGCTCAACATCTCTCATTGATTCCCGTTCGATGGCTGACAAAGGTCTTTGTCTGTGGTGACATCGTGTCCTTTTCGCTCCAAGCAGCCGGAGGCGGTATCCAGGCATCCGGTACCATCGAGGCGTATGATAGGGGTGAAAAGATCATCCTCGCCGGTTTGTTCGTTCAGATTGTGGTGTTCGGTTTCTTCGTTGTTACCGCTGGGCTGTTCAACAGGAAGTGCCTCAAGAACCCAACAATGGCCGCCAGAGAGAATGCATTCCCACGGAGACTCGACCTTAATGTCTTGTATACTGTCAGCATTATCATCCTGGTTCGAAGCATCTTTCGTGTCGTCGAATATCTCCAGGGCAACGGCGGATACTTAATTTCCCACGAGGTCTTTCTCTATATTTTTGATGCTGTGTTGATGGCTATCGTCATGGTTATCTTCCTCATTTGGTATGTGGACCACCTTCAATACAAAGATGGCGACCAATACGACCTTGAGCCTTGCGTCTTCGATGAGacaacttcttcttga
- a CDS encoding probable C6 transcription factor: protein MASSTPTSWPTSGTSEHRGSKTKRGHRKSRLGCQTCKHRRIKCGEEKPICAHCERRGEECHYTLPLHTRHYTSPAPSPQASGAAPNLGSLDLELMHNFCTSTYATLSNDSVIRDLWRIRIVRLCLNCDYAMLAVLSVSALHLSHFSVERREFLRERAITYHNQALSIAAGFIDAYNEKNAQHLFAFSILTIYYSFAQTPEHDDGPYPPWVVLIKGCTSFMELAQSTLLGGPFSALLHKARKRLDLRLQTFKTDYMQQLRQFVDERVTDLERRAIYHDAIQALNQTYGVFHEVEGENDLVDIFSWLVLAKDFLKFVADEEEEALVVLSYFCVLLHKLPGQWWLNGWVNHIMTRIYSSVGEMYLTYLVWPMEEIGWLPKH from the exons ATGGCGAGTAGCACGCCAACGTCGTGGCCTACATCCGGAACCTCGGAGCATCGAGGTTCCAAGACCAAACGAGGCCACAGGAAATCACGGCTGGGTTGTCAGACCTGCAAGCACAGACGAATCAAA TGTGGAGAAGAGAAACCTATTTGCGCTCACTGTGAGAGACGAGGTGAAGAGTGCCACTACACTCTACCATTGCATACCAGGCACTATACTTCGCCAGCGCCGTCACCGCAAGCATCAGGAGCAGCACCAAATCTCGGCTCATTGGACTTGGAGCTTATGCATAATTTCTGCACGTCGACTTACGCTACTCTCAGTAATGACTCGGTGATAAGGGATCTCTGGCGCATTCGGATCGTCAGGCTTTGCCTTAACTGTGACTACGCCATGCTGGCGGTCTTATCCGTGTCAGCACTTCATCTCAGCCACTTTTCggtggagaggagagaatTTCTCCGTGAAAGAGCGATAACGTACCATAACCAGGCACTTAGCATCGCAGCTGGGTTTATCGACGCGTACAATGAAAAGAATGCCCAGCATCTGTTTGCTTTTTCGATTCTAACAATCTATTATT CCTTCGCCCAAACTCCAGAGCACGACGATGGACCGTATCCTCCTTGGGTAGTCCTAATAAAAGGCTGCACGAGCTTTATGGAATTGGCTCAGAGCACCCTCTTAGGTGGGCCTTTCTCAGCTCTTTTGCACAAGGCACGAAAACGTCTGGACCTGCGACTGCAGACCTTTAAAACAGACTACATGCAGCAGTTGCGGCAGTTTGTAGATGAGCGAGTTACAGATCTAGAGCGGCGGGCCATTTACCACGATGCGATCCAAGCATTGAACCAGACATACGGTGTTTTCCATGAAGTTGAGGGCGAAAATGATTTAGTGGATATCTTTTCTTGGCTCGTATTGGCAAAGGATTTCCTCAAATTTGtggcagatgaagaagaggaagctcttGTGGTGCTGTCTTACTTTTGCGTCTTGTTGCACAAATTGCCTGGTCAATGGTGGTTGAATGGTTGGGTTAACCATATCATGACCAGGATATACTCGTCTGTGGGCGAGATGTATCTAACTTATCTAGTATGGCCGATGGAGGAGATCGGGTGGTTACCCAAGCATTAA